One region of Candidatus Leptovillus gracilis genomic DNA includes:
- a CDS encoding LLM class F420-dependent oxidoreductase, whose translation MKIGVVFPQLEFGSDPSAIREYAQMAEALGYNHVLAYDHILGANPDRPGGWQGPYTYQNSFHEPFLLFSYMAALTNHLEFVTGILILPQRETVLVAKQAAELDVLSNGRFRLGIGNGWNKVEFTAMNQDFHTRGGRIEEQVDVLRRLWTQELVTYKGRWHDIPDAGINPLPVQRPIPLWFGGHADAVLERIARLGDGWFPNYRTAADARSALDTLAGYLQANGRAPSSLGIEARLSYGNGRADLWQPIIADWQAAGATHLSLNTMSLGFDTPQKHLAAMTEFARAVSDRLAR comes from the coding sequence ATGAAAATCGGCGTCGTCTTTCCGCAACTAGAGTTTGGCAGCGATCCGAGTGCTATCCGCGAGTATGCCCAGATGGCCGAAGCGCTGGGCTATAACCACGTCCTGGCTTACGACCACATCCTGGGCGCAAATCCAGATCGGCCCGGCGGCTGGCAGGGACCCTACACCTACCAAAACAGCTTCCATGAGCCATTTTTGCTGTTCAGCTACATGGCTGCCCTCACCAATCACCTGGAATTTGTCACCGGCATCCTCATTTTGCCGCAGCGAGAAACGGTGTTGGTGGCTAAACAGGCGGCGGAACTGGATGTGCTGAGCAACGGCCGTTTCCGTTTGGGCATTGGCAATGGCTGGAACAAGGTCGAATTCACCGCCATGAACCAAGACTTCCACACACGCGGGGGGCGCATAGAAGAGCAAGTAGATGTACTGCGCCGTCTGTGGACCCAAGAACTGGTCACATACAAAGGACGCTGGCACGACATCCCCGACGCCGGCATCAATCCCCTGCCGGTGCAGCGCCCCATCCCTCTCTGGTTTGGCGGCCACGCCGATGCCGTGTTAGAGCGCATCGCCCGTTTAGGCGATGGCTGGTTCCCCAACTACCGCACGGCCGCAGACGCCCGGTCGGCGCTGGATACATTGGCCGGCTACCTGCAAGCCAACGGCCGTGCCCCATCCTCCCTCGGCATTGAAGCCCGCCTGTCCTACGGCAACGGCCGTGCCGACCTATGGCAGCCCATCATCGCCGATTGGCAGGCCGCCGGCGCCACCCACCTGAGCCTCAATACCATGTCCCTGGGATTCGACACCCCGCAGAAACACCTGGCGGCGATGACAGAGTTTGCGAGGGCTGTGTCTGACAGGCTGGCAAGGTGA